A window of the Alnus glutinosa chromosome 4, dhAlnGlut1.1, whole genome shotgun sequence genome harbors these coding sequences:
- the LOC133866603 gene encoding mediator of RNA polymerase II transcription subunit 18, with protein sequence MECVVQGIIETQYVEALEILLQGLCGVHKERLRIHEICLKSGPNLGVVASEVRLLCDLEQPESTWTVRHIGGAMRGAGAEQISVLVRTMVESKVSKNALRLFYALGYKLDHELLRVGFAFHFQRGAQITVTVSSVNKMLKLHATDEAVPVTPGIQLVEVTAPASAENYNEVVAAVSSFCEYLAPLLHLSKPGISTGVVPTAAAAAASLMSDGGGTPL encoded by the exons TATGTTGAGGCTCTCGAGATTCTTCTTCAGGGTCTTTGTGGTGTTCATAAAGAGCGTTTGAGGATCCATGAAATATGCCTTAAAAGTGGCCCAAACCTTG GGGTTGTAGCTTCGGAGGTTCGACTCTTATGCGATCTTGAGCAGCCTGAATCCACATg GACTGTTAGACATATAGGAGGTGCAATGAGGGGTGCAGGTGCTGAGCAAATTTCGGTTCTAGTTAGGACCATGGTGGAAAGCAAAGTTAGCAAGAATGCGCTCCGCTTATTTTATGCACTAGGCTACAAGTTAGACCATGAGCTGCTAAGAGTGGGATTCGCCTTCCACTTCCAAAGGGGTGCCCAGATCACTGTTACTGTGTCCTCAGTTAATAAGATGCTGAAACTACATGCAACTGACGAGGCTGTGCCTGTAACACCTGGTATACAGCTGGTTGAAGTGACAGCCCCTGCGTCAGCTGAAAATTATAATGAAGTTGTTGCAGCAGTGTCATCTTTCTGTGAATATCTTGCACC GCTCCTACATTTGTCGAAACCAGGCATTTCAACAGGGGTTGTTCCCACAGCTGCTGCTGCGGCTGCATCTCTTATGTCAGATGGTGGGGGTACACCCTTATAG
- the LOC133866418 gene encoding exocyst complex component SEC3A: MAKSSADDEELRRACEAAIEGTKQKIVMSIRVAKSRGIWGKSGKLGRQMAKPRVLALSTKSKGQRLKAFLRVLKYSTGGVLEPAKLYKLKHLSKVEVIANDPSGFTFTLGFDNLRSQSVAPPQWTMRNIDDRNRLLLCILNICKDVLGRLPKVVGIDVVEMALWAKENTPAVSTQRNIQDGPVAAAVTESDLKVSVEKELVSQAEEEDMEALLGTYVMGIGEAEAFSERLKRELLALEAANVHAILESEPLIDEVLQGLEAATSCVDDMDEWLGIFNVKLRHMREDIESIETRNNKLEMQSVNNKSLIEELDKLLERLRVPSEYAACLTGGSFDEARMLQNIEACEWLTGALRGLEVPNLDPTYANMRAVKEKRAELEKLKSTFVRRASEFLRNYFASLVDFMIADKSYFSQRGQLKRPDHADLRYKCRTYARLLQHLKSLDKNCLGSLRKAYCNSLNLLLRREAREFANELRASTKASRNPTVWLEPSTGSGQNVNAADTSTVSEAYAKMLTIFIPLLVDESSFFAHFMCFEVPALVPPGGLVNGNKTGYDDDDDLGIMDIDDNDSKTGKNSAELAALNESLQNLLDGIQEDFYAVVDWAYKIDPLRCISMHGITERYLSGQKADAAGFVRLLLGDLESRISMQFSRFVDEACHQIEKNERNVRQMGVLSYIPRFATLATRMEQYIQGQSRDLVDQAYTKFVSIMFVTLEKISQTDPKYADIFLLENYAAFQNSLYDLANVVPTLAKFYHQASEAYEQACTRHISVIIYNQFERLFQFAKKIEDLMYTITPEEIPFQLGLSKMDLRKILKSSLSGVDKSIGAMYKKLQKNLTSEELLPSLWDKCKKEFLDKYESFAQLVAKIYPTETIPSAAEMRDLLAPM, translated from the exons ATGGCGAAATCCAGCGCAGACGACGAGGAGCTGAGGCGAGCGTGCGAGGCCGCGATCGAGGGCACGAAGCAGAAGATCGTGATGTCAATCCGCGTGGCCAAGAGCCGAGGGATCTGGGGAAAGTCCGGCAAGCTGGGCCGTCAGATGGCCAAGCCGAGGGTTCTCGCTCTCTCCA CAAAATCGAAAGGTCAGCGGTTAAAAGCTTTTCTTCGAGTCTTAAAATATTCCACTGGAGGAGTTCTTGAg CCTGCAAAGTTGTACAAGTTAAAGCATCTATCGAAGGTTGAGGTTATAGCAAATGATCCCAGTGGATTTACATTTACGCTG GGTTTCGACAACCTCAGAAGCCAGAGTGTTGCTCCACCTCAATGGACCATGCGCAATATCGATGATAG GAACCGCCTTTTGCTTTGTATCTTAAATATCTGCAAAGATGTACTGGGTCGTCTTCCCAAAGTTGTTGGCATAGATGTTGTGGAGATGGCTCTTTGGGCGAAG GAAAATACACCCGCAGTGAGTACTCAAAGGAACATACAGGATGGGCCAGTTGCAGCGGCAGTGACTGAAAGTGACTTGAAAGTGAGCGTTGAAAAAGAACTTGTCTCCCAGGCTGAGGAGGAGGATATGGAGGCTCTTCTGGGAAC TTATGTCATGGGCATTGGCGAGGCAGAGGCATTTTCTGAAAGGTTGAAGAGAGAGCTTCTGGCTTTGGAAGCTGCAAATGTGCATGCCATTTTGGAAAGTGAACCTTTGATAGATGAG GTATTGCAAGGGCTTGAAGCAGCAACAAGTTGTGTTGACGACATGGATGAATGGTTAGGCATCTTTAATGTGAAACTTAGACACATGAGAGAGGACATTGAGTCG ATAGAAACCCGCAATAACAAGTTGGAGATGCAATCTGTGAATAATAAATCTCTCATTGAGGAACTTGATAAGCTTCTTGAACGATTGCGTGTCCCTTCGGAG TATGCAGCATGTTTGACAGGAGGTTCATTTGATGAGGCTCGTATGCTTCAAAATATAGAAGCATGTGAGTGGCTAACTGGCGCTTTGCGTGGCCTTGAAGTACCTAATTTGGATCCCACCTATGCAAACATGCGAGCT GTTAAAGAGAAGCGAGCAGAGCTTGAAAAGTTAAAAAGTACATTTGTCAGGAGAGCTTCTGAGTTCTTGAGAAACTACTTTGCCAGCCTGGTGGATTTCATGATAGCCGACAAGAGTTACTTTTCTCAG CGGGGACAGTTAAAGAGGCCCGATCATGCTGATTTGCGATACAAATGCAGGACATACGCTCGCCTTCTTCAACATTTAAAG AGTCTTGATAAGAATTGCCTGGGTTCACTGAGAAAAGCTTATTGTAACTCCCTGAACTTGCTTCTTCGTCGGGAG GCTCGTGAATTTGCAAACGAGCTTCGTGCTAGTACAAAAGCATCGAGAAATCCAACTGTCTGGCTTGAACCTTCCACAGGTTCTGGTCAAAATGTGAATGCTGCGGACACTTCTACAGTTTCTGAGGCTTATGCCAAGATGCTGACTATTTTTATCCCACTCCTTGTAGATGAG AGTTCTTTTTTTGCGCACTTCATGTGCTTTGAAGTTCCTGCCCTTGTTCCTCCAGGAGGTCTTGTTAATGGCAATAAAACTGGATATGACGATGATGATGATTTGGGAATTATGGATATTGATGACAATGACAGTAAAACTG gTAAAAATTCAGCAGAGCTTGCAGCATTAAATGAATCTCTTCAGAACTTACTTGATGGAATCCAA GAAGACTTTTATGCTGTGGTGGACTGGGCATACAAGATTGATCCTTTGCGCTGCATATCAATGCATGGAATTACGGAGCGCTATCTCTCAGGTCAGAAAGCGGATGCAGCAGGATTTGTGCGTCTCTTGCTTGGTGACCTAGAGTCGAGAATTTCTATGCAGTTCAGCCGT TTTGTGGATGAAGCCTGTCACCAGATTGAAAAGAATGAGCGCAATGTTAGGCAGATGGGTGTCTTATCATACATTCCACG ATTTGCAACTCTTGCAACCCGCATGGAGCAGTACATCCAAGGACAATCTAGGGATTTGGTTGATCAAGCATACACAAAATTT GTTAGCATAATGTTTGTTACATTGgagaaaatttcacaaacaGATCCCAAATATGCTGATATATTTCTGTTAGAGAACTATGCAGCTTTTCAGAATAG TTTGTATGACCTGGCCAATGTTGTGCCTACATTGGCTAAATTTTATCACCAGGCAAGTGAAGCTTATGAACAAGCTTGCACACGTCATATCAGCGTGATTATTTACAAT CAATTTGAACGACTTTTCCAGTTTGCTAAAAAAATCGAGGATCTGATGTACACAATCACGCCAGAAGAG ATTCCATTCCAGCTTGGATTGTCAAAAATGGATCTCCGAAAGATATTAAAATCCAGTTTATCTGGG GTTGACAAGTCCATCGGTGCAATGTATAAGAAGTTGCAGAAGAATTTAACTTCAGAGGAACTGTTGCCTTCTTTATGGGATAAGTGCAAG AAGGAGTTCCTAGACAAGTATGAAAGTTTTGCTCAACTTGTTGCCAAGATTTACCCCACAGAGACCATCCCATCTGCCGCAGAAATGAGAGACCTTCTGGCTCCCatgtag